In Synechococcus sp. KORDI-52, one genomic interval encodes:
- a CDS encoding PilW family protein: MMCRRRSHCDHGFTLVELMLAVVLGCLICGVALMLLYSETRHGITLAKRTTLKQWQRRSLDLVKGDLEHASSW; this comes from the coding sequence ATGATGTGTAGGCGTAGGTCTCACTGCGATCACGGTTTCACCCTTGTGGAGTTGATGCTTGCGGTTGTGTTGGGGTGTCTGATCTGTGGAGTGGCCCTTATGTTGTTGTATTCAGAAACCCGTCACGGCATCACTCTGGCGAAACGGACGACATTGAAGCAGTGGCAGCGGCGTTCGCTCGATCTGGTGAAAGGCGATCTGGAGCACGCCTCGTCCTGGTAA
- a CDS encoding Tfp pilus assembly protein FimT/FimU, translated as MPADFVDVDRGGGFTLLECLVAVALLGGLASLSMPSTMALKQRLMLETSLRRVQVGLDRGRIAARRDRQPCALRLGLSGWQAPLQGQLPPCRLATTTLHELGVEELQLRSNLPDAVRFSSRFGA; from the coding sequence ATGCCAGCTGATTTCGTTGATGTCGATCGGGGTGGTGGATTCACCCTGCTGGAGTGTCTCGTGGCTGTTGCTTTGCTGGGGGGCCTGGCGAGCTTGTCGATGCCCAGCACCATGGCGCTGAAGCAGCGTTTGATGCTGGAAACCAGCCTGCGTCGCGTGCAGGTGGGGTTGGACCGGGGTCGGATTGCCGCTCGACGTGATCGTCAGCCCTGTGCCTTACGGCTCGGTCTGTCGGGTTGGCAGGCTCCGCTGCAGGGGCAGCTTCCGCCGTGCCGGCTGGCGACAACAACCCTGCACGAGCTTGGCGTTGAAGAGCTGCAGTTGCGATCCAACCTGCCGGATGCCGTTCGTTTCAGCAGCAGGTTTGGTGCTTGA
- a CDS encoding response regulator transcription factor produces the protein MIVDDDPELLRILVETMENEGYSCVGCDNGQDALMHVRKQTFDLLVLDWTMPDFTGLEICRRLRKTSDITPILMLTARDGIDERVEALDSGVDDYLTKPFNIKELKARVRSALRRVDYDQETQEETSRLQLGNLEINLLERSVKRLEKSIKLSNREFDLLHFLVKNKDQVQSRESILRNVWGDPFDGDPNTLDVYMGYLRKKLDIHGEPQLLLTVRGVGFMATQGASKS, from the coding sequence TTGATCGTTGATGACGATCCTGAGCTTTTGCGTATCCTCGTGGAAACGATGGAAAACGAAGGCTATAGCTGCGTCGGTTGCGACAACGGACAAGATGCCCTGATGCATGTCCGGAAACAAACGTTTGATTTACTTGTACTCGACTGGACAATGCCGGATTTCACAGGCCTGGAAATCTGTAGACGTCTCAGAAAGACAAGCGACATCACGCCAATTTTGATGCTCACCGCAAGGGACGGCATTGATGAAAGAGTGGAAGCACTCGACAGTGGCGTCGACGACTATCTGACCAAACCATTCAACATCAAGGAACTGAAAGCGAGGGTAAGATCTGCACTGAGAAGAGTGGACTATGATCAGGAAACACAAGAGGAAACAAGCAGGCTCCAGCTGGGAAACCTTGAGATCAACCTGCTTGAACGAAGTGTAAAACGATTAGAAAAAAGCATCAAACTATCAAACAGGGAATTCGATCTTTTACATTTCCTTGTAAAAAATAAGGATCAAGTCCAAAGTAGAGAATCAATCCTCAGAAACGTCTGGGGAGACCCATTCGACGGGGACCCCAACACGCTCGATGTCTACATGGGGTATCTCAGAAAAAAGCTAGACATCCATGGCGAACCACAACTCCTTCTCACGGTTCGCGGAGTGGGCTTTATGGCGACTCAAGGGGCATCGAAGTCCTAA
- a CDS encoding HAMP domain-containing sensor histidine kinase, whose product MALRLPSLKIWIQSTCLLVFFGGYAILFAVSKTALEAESLQHHQHLVSSVRRGLIRQSLTLPIVSPLGFRAELLRDAETSAPSMYTGPKGAVWITSVSPLPSDGSNSFLRVTENASDFNKSHQAVLNMMIFTASASVLVAALLLRLVIWRGLVIPLNDLSREMDCVEADSLGSRLIDLKLHPSEFQHIVHAFNDLQSRLSSSWQRERQFVDGVAHELRTPITVLTSSAERLLEEAPCSTQSSIDLILAESHRLADLLNVMLDFARVDAGRLALSIELIDPELFQIHAFERLQGLSPHRIRLAAPTQTVVPMIHADEQRLHQCLAALVENALRYSSGFVDMALSIHHEYVVFHVIDQGKGIPEKERDNVLQRFVRGTTSIGTRGSGMGLAIVNDLMMLMNGMLVIDNVQAGGGDVQLKFRTSMPLESP is encoded by the coding sequence TTGGCCCTTCGTCTGCCTTCTCTGAAAATCTGGATTCAGTCCACCTGTCTGTTGGTCTTTTTTGGCGGCTACGCCATCCTTTTTGCGGTGAGCAAAACGGCTCTTGAGGCTGAAAGCCTCCAACACCACCAGCATCTTGTCTCCAGCGTGAGGCGTGGTTTGATTCGTCAATCGTTAACCCTGCCAATTGTCTCCCCCTTGGGCTTCCGGGCGGAATTGTTAAGAGATGCTGAAACTTCGGCGCCTTCGATGTACACCGGCCCAAAAGGCGCTGTTTGGATTACCAGTGTTTCGCCCCTCCCATCTGATGGTTCAAATTCTTTTTTAAGGGTTACTGAAAACGCTTCGGATTTCAACAAGTCTCATCAAGCTGTTCTCAACATGATGATTTTTACGGCGTCAGCTTCTGTTTTGGTCGCTGCGCTCTTGTTGCGCCTTGTGATTTGGCGTGGCTTGGTCATCCCGTTGAATGACTTATCGCGTGAAATGGACTGTGTTGAAGCTGATTCTCTTGGCTCTCGTTTGATTGATCTTAAGCTTCATCCATCTGAATTTCAACACATTGTTCATGCATTCAATGATCTTCAATCCCGCTTGTCTTCGTCTTGGCAGCGGGAGCGTCAGTTCGTGGACGGAGTTGCCCATGAGCTCCGCACTCCCATCACCGTTCTTACAAGCAGTGCCGAGAGACTTTTGGAGGAGGCTCCATGCAGCACGCAATCATCAATCGATTTAATCCTTGCGGAATCACATCGTTTGGCAGACCTTCTCAATGTGATGCTTGATTTTGCTCGTGTTGATGCAGGGCGGCTCGCATTGTCTATAGAGCTGATCGATCCTGAACTGTTTCAGATTCATGCATTTGAGCGATTGCAAGGTCTTTCGCCCCATCGGATTCGCCTGGCTGCTCCAACGCAAACTGTTGTTCCGATGATCCATGCAGATGAGCAACGATTGCACCAGTGTTTGGCCGCACTGGTGGAGAACGCGTTGCGATATTCGAGTGGGTTCGTTGATATGGCCCTGTCAATTCATCACGAGTATGTCGTCTTCCATGTGATTGATCAAGGCAAGGGTATCCCTGAGAAGGAGCGTGACAATGTGTTGCAGCGTTTCGTCCGTGGTACGACGTCGATTGGAACGCGAGGCAGTGGGATGGGTCTGGCAATTGTTAACGACTTAATGATGTTGATGAACGGGATGTTGGTGATAGACAATGTTCAAGCCGGAGGCGGTGATGTTCAGCTGAAATTTAGGACTTCGATGCCCCTTGAGTCGCCATAA
- a CDS encoding type II secretion system protein, with protein sequence MTQVRTNLQKSLLQRLTKLKARNSKSLIQKGFTLIELLIVVIILGVLAAVVFPSLLDAADQAKINAAEAAVKGAGTGCAASLITGDTFTTPTNVTGTCSSTATFTSDTAAFDVDTAAVATVSGTSVTITTNAAISN encoded by the coding sequence ATGACTCAGGTCAGGACCAACCTGCAAAAAAGCCTCCTTCAAAGGCTCACCAAACTCAAAGCCAGAAATAGTAAAAGTCTGATTCAGAAGGGATTTACGCTCATCGAACTTCTGATAGTTGTGATCATTCTGGGTGTCTTAGCAGCAGTTGTCTTCCCGAGCCTCTTAGATGCTGCAGACCAAGCCAAAATCAATGCTGCAGAAGCTGCTGTTAAGGGTGCAGGAACCGGCTGTGCTGCCTCACTGATTACCGGCGACACCTTCACGACACCAACGAACGTCACTGGTACCTGCAGTAGTACAGCGACTTTCACATCAGATACGGCAGCTTTCGATGTTGACACAGCCGCTGTTGCAACAGTGAGCGGAACTTCGGTGACGATAACTACGAATGCTGCCATCAGTAACTAA